From the Jilunia laotingensis genome, the window ATCGTATAAGTATAATCCGTCACAAAATCATTAAAATCATAATCACCTTTTGACGGCCAGTTATCCTCGAACGCCAGTGTTCCAAATACAGAATATTTGTATGCCGTATCTTCTACAGGAGGAACAGGTATTTCATCTTTAGGTTTAATCATCGGATTCGATTCGACTTTTATCAGAATATCGTTATAATCCATATCATTGAACTCATTGGGGTCTTTATGTAAACGATAATCCAATCCTACGATATTACAACCGGCATCTTCACTCCAGCGGGCAATACCATTCGTATAAGCTCCGGGATAAGGCATCGCGCTGTTGCTATTTAAAACAGGAGTAGAAAAGCGGTAATTCCCGAGATTTTTCATTGCATCTCCGGCTCCGTTTTGCCCCGGCTGTGCAGCTACCATCACCCATCCGATGCTGACACCGGCCGGAAAAATATTTGTATAGAGTTGCCTGGCTTCATCCCAATACATCAATTGTATTTTAGCACCGACTACCGGAGCATGGACAGAAGATAATTTAGCCACATTCGTATTGGGAAACAGCATCGTTTTGCGGATACTGGCAGCGTCTTGGGCAGTTACCCCTTTTGCCGAATCATACGTATAATAACATAATGCATTAAAAATATTCCAATTACCATCAGAGAAACCACCATCACCCAGAAACGTAACCCATATTTCCGTACCTTGATAGACGCCTCCATCGTTTACAACCGGTTCCGTTATTTGCAGATCGGTACAATAATCGGCAGAAAAATATTTCTCATCCGATACGGCAACCCGTTCGGGAAACATATTATTGACAACCGTACTTATTTTTGTGATATCTTCCGCACTGAATAGTTCCGGATCGACCGATACACCGTCTTTAAACAATCCGGAAGCCAATGTAGCATGAATGCCCTGCGCATAATAAGTATATAACTGATAAGGATTATCCGTTCCCGGATAACATATTTTACTCTTACGCGTTATCTCTCCATTGTTTTCGCTTCCACCGCGTGTCTCCGTTTCCTTGATGACAAACGGATTCACACCGCCAAAAGCCAGTGACGCGCTATTGGCCGCTTCACATGTCTGCATAGCTCCATAACCCGGATAGGTCGTACTTACATAGATCGTCTTCACTTCGTTAGGAAGTAGCATGTCAGCTGTTATTGACCCCGAAGCATCCGTTATACCCGTAAAAACAGGCTTCACATCCTTCAATCGATCACCATCCGTATAAGGATTTTCAACGTAGACATTAAACGGAACACCGGCAGCCAGCTTTCCACTAAGATTTTCTGCCGTAATTGTCAAACTCTTTTTTGATTTTAAATGAAAATCAAATGTTAAGTCCAGATCATTGCCGGATTCTTTCTCTTCGGACAGATTGCGCTCATTATCCACACAAGAGAAACATATACAGGCAACAAATAGCAACGAAATGATCTCTTTCATAATACCGAAATTATTTGTTTGTTTTGTTGTTATATCATCCTTTCGCTCTCCGCTTTGCAGCAAAGAATTCTTTCATCAGTACGGCACATTCTTCAGACAGAATACCCTTCACGACTTCCGTTTTAGGATGTAATGCCTGTGCCGCATATTTTTGATACCCCCTTTTTTCATCATCGGCTCCAAAAACCAACTTCCCGACCTGTGCCCAAGCAATGGCCCCGGCACACATCACACAAGGTTCTACCGTGACATATAGAGTGCATTCGTTCAGATATTTCCCGCCAAGGACATTGGCAGCTGCAGTGATGGCTTGCATCTCGGCATGTGCCGTCACATCATTCAGTGTCTCAGTCAGGTTATGGGCACGGGCAATCACCCGCCCTTTGCAAACGATTACCGCCCCGACAGGAACTTCTCCCCTCTCTCCGGCTTTCTGCGCTTCAATGAGCGCCTGCTTCATGAAATAGGTATCGTCGAGCATAGGCATCATCGTCTCATATCATGTTCGCCAAAAAGAGTCGGATAGTCCTCCTCCATATTTTTATGTATAAACATGAGGATAGTTTCGCGAAGCCAACGAGATTTGTTCGTTATCTTATATTTATCCAGATAACGGTCTACAATCATTTGCTCGTCATCGCTCATCAAAATGCTCATACGCCGTTCACGTTTCGTGGTTTCGACATGCATTTTCAGACTCTTTTTATCCCTCTTTCCCATTTACTTTGCAAATTTACTTTTACTTCTGTAAAAACAAAGCATAAAAAGAGTATTTTTGCACATCAACTACCAAATTATTAAAAATATATGGCCGAACATAATGCCTTGGGTAAAGCCGGAGAAGATGCCGCAGTAGCTTATCTGGAAAGTCATGGTTACGTCATTCGCCATCGCAACTGGAGAAAAGGACATCTGGAGCTGGATATCATAGCTGCCAAAAATGACGAGTTGATTGTAGTTGAAGTGAAAACCCGGAGCGATGCCGACATCATGCAACCCGAAGAAGCGGTAGACAGACAGAAAATCAAACATACGGTGAGAGCCGCAGATACTTATATCCGATTCTTTCAGATCGATGTCCCGGTACGTTTCGATATCGTCACGGTCGTCGGAAAGCCGGGAAACTTTAAAATAGAACATATAAAAGAGGCATTTTATCCACCGATATTCTGAAGATGTAAATGTAAAAAGCAAGCATATGAATATAGAAACTGCAAGAGAATACTGTTTGAAGAAGAAAGGAGCAACCGAAAGTTTTCCTTTTGATGAAACATCCTTGGTGATGAAAGTGATGGGAAAAATGTTTGCCCTCATCGATCTGGAATATGCCAATTCGATCACTTTAAAATGCGAACCCGAATACGCCCTTGAACTGCGGGAACGTTATGCCGCCATCGATGGAGCATACCATTTCAATAAGAAATATTGGAACAGCATACGATTTGAAGAAGATGCCGATGACCGTTTGATCTGCCAATTAATAGATCATTCCTATGAAGAGGTAATAAAGAAATTCACCAAAAAGTTAAAAGCCGAATATGATGCACTCCCCTGATGGATTTCCTGTTCCGCTTATCCGGATCAGGGAAACAAATTCCACTAACCTTTACCTGAACCACCTTTGCAACGAAACCGTGCAGGCAGAGTTTACCACCGTCATATCCCGGTACCAAACGGCCGGCAGGGGACAACGCGGGAATTCATGGGAATCAGAAGACGGAAAAAACCTACTGTTCAGCTTCGTACTATATCCCGGATTCCTTGAAGCAAAACGCCAGTTCCTTCTTTCACAAATCATTTCCCTAGCTATAAAAGAAACACTGGATGTCTATACAAACGACATCTCCATTAAGTGGCCGAACGATATCTACTGGAAAGACAAAAAGATCTGCGGTATGCTGATAGAACACAATCTCGCGGGAAGTTACATTGAAAGAAGCATTGCAGGCATCGGGATAAATATCAACCAACAACAGTTTTTCAGTCCGGCTCCGAATCCGGTATCTTTGTGGCAGATAACCGGCAAGGAAGAAAATCCGGTAGAGATCGCGAGTGACATCATGCAACGTGTACAGGAATACTATCGTTTACTCCGGCAAGATGCTGTAGAACAGATCGGAGTGCGTTATCAAAAATCACTGTTCAGACGCAACGGATTACATTCGTATAAAGATGCTGAAGGCGAATTCAAAGCCACCATCCTCCGAGTAGAACCGGAAGGACGGCTGATACTAAAAGATGAAAATGGTAAGGAACGAGGATATATGTTTAAAGAAGTCGAATTTAGGTTTACCGATTGATCTCCTTTTCAATCCGTTGAATTTTCTCTAATGTCTTCCGTGCTTCTGTCGAGGGAAACTGGCGAACCACGTTTTGCAAATACTCTTTCGCCTGATTATATCCCGTAGTCAGCACACGGCTTAACCCGTCCCTGTAGCGAGCGTGCTGCATCCGGGTCGGAGCGTTAATCTTTTTATAATCGCGTTCCAACTGTTGTTTTTCCTGCTCTGCCATCAGGTAAAGATAATTTCCGATAAAGATGTTGGCTGCCAGATTGTCAGCATCCAACTCCATTACTTTTTTATAAGTCCTCAACGCTTCCTGCTCTTTGCCACGTGCCACCTCCATTTCGGCACACGATACCAGATAACCGACATCGTTCGGTTTCCGTTGAAGCAACTCTTTATAAAACAGATAAGCCTTATCATAGTTCCGCATTCTCTTATAATGAGATGCCAACTCATCTGCCATCTTTACACAAATATCACTGTTCTTATCCACGTTTGTCCAATAGAACATTTCCGCCTTGTCAACGTTCTGTTGAATGGCCTGTTGAAACAGGCTGACAGCTTTTTCCGTTTGTCCTGCAGACATAGCTACAGCCACCGTCTGCAACACATCTCCAACCGATTGGGCAGTAAGCGCAAACGGAAAAGACAGCAAAATTGTAAAAAGTAATGTTAAGGTTTTCATCTCGTTCGTCCCCATTTAGTTAAGTACCGGCAAAGGTAACAATTTTATTGCCATTTGTATTTGTGGGACTCATTAATTAGCGTTATTGTTCCGTTAATTTTTATGATATATATTTTTTATGTAACTTTGCCCGTAGAATGAAAAGAATAGTTTCCATCGGTACAATAAATAAACGCATCCTCGAGATCGCCATACCCTCCATAATATCTAATATAACTGTCCCTCTACTGGGATTGATCGATGTCACTATTGTGGGGCACTTGGGTTCACCGGCATACATCGGAGCCATTGCAGTAGGCGGGTTGTTATTCAATATCATTTACTGGATTTTCGGTTTTCTTCGTATGGGTACGAGTGGGATGACCTCACAAGCTTATGGCAAGCGCGACTTGGATGAAGTCACGCGGTTATTATTGCGTTCGGTAGGTGTCGGTTTGTTCATTGCCGTCTGTCTCCTCGCGTTGCAATACCCTATTCTAAAAGGAGCTTTTTTCCTTATAAAAGCCACCCCGGAAATCGAATCGCTTGCCACTCTTTACTTCTATATCTGCATTTGGGGCGCACCCGCCATGTTGGGGCTTTACGGCTTTGCCGGCTGGTTCATCGGAATGCAAAACTCCCGCTTCCCCATGTACATAGCCATCACGCAAAACATTGTGAATATTGTCGCCAGCCTCAGCTTTGTCTACCTATTGAAAATGAAGGTGGAGGGAGTGGCATTCGGAACACTTATCGCCCAATATGCGGGATTTCTGATGGCAGTATTGTTGTGGCTCCGTTACTATAAATCACTCCGTAAGCGGGTTGTTTTCAAAGGGATTTGGAAAAAACAGGCCATGTACCGTTTCTTCTCCGTGAACCGGGATATTTTCCTGCGTACCCTCTGCCTTGTCATCGTAACCATGTATTTCACTTCGGCAGGTGCCTCACAAGGTGAAGTAGTATTGGCCGTGAACACCCTACTCATGCAGTTATTCACTCTCTTTTCATACATAATGGATGGCTTTGCTTATGCCGGTGAAGCTTTAGCTGGAAAATATATCGGAGCAAGAAACCGATTGGCTCTTCATCAGACCATACGCCAGCTATTCGCATGGGGTATCGGACTTTCGGTCGCATTTACCCTGCTTTACGCCATAGGGGGTAAATCTTTTCTCGGATTATTAACCAATGAAACAACCGTTATCCAAGAAGCTGGTCATTATTTTTATTGGGTACTTGCCATTCCTTTAGCGGGATTTTCCGCTTTCCTTTGGGACGGCATATTCATAGGGGCAACTGCTACCCGGCAAATGTTGGTTTCCATACTGGTTGCGTCTGTCTTCTTTTTCCTGGTATATTACGCTTTTCATGAATGGATGGGCAATCATGCCTTGTGGTTGGCTTTCCTTGTTTATCTTTCACTTAGGGGAATCATGGAAACCTTACTTGCAAAAAAGATCCCGATGATAGGAGCTTGAGAAATTAATATTAATTCTTAAAACCATTTGCTTTCCATATGAAAACAACACTATCTTTGTGAGGTGCTGAATGCCCGCTTGTTTCCCATTGCGTACATTACCCAACACGCAAGGTATAGATACTTGACGCGTTGATAATTAACATTTATCGTGATAACT encodes:
- a CDS encoding biotin--[acetyl-CoA-carboxylase] ligase; translated protein: MMHSPDGFPVPLIRIRETNSTNLYLNHLCNETVQAEFTTVISRYQTAGRGQRGNSWESEDGKNLLFSFVLYPGFLEAKRQFLLSQIISLAIKETLDVYTNDISIKWPNDIYWKDKKICGMLIEHNLAGSYIERSIAGIGININQQQFFSPAPNPVSLWQITGKEENPVEIASDIMQRVQEYYRLLRQDAVEQIGVRYQKSLFRRNGLHSYKDAEGEFKATILRVEPEGRLILKDENGKERGYMFKEVEFRFTD
- a CDS encoding tetratricopeptide repeat protein, whose product is MKTLTLLFTILLSFPFALTAQSVGDVLQTVAVAMSAGQTEKAVSLFQQAIQQNVDKAEMFYWTNVDKNSDICVKMADELASHYKRMRNYDKAYLFYKELLQRKPNDVGYLVSCAEMEVARGKEQEALRTYKKVMELDADNLAANIFIGNYLYLMAEQEKQQLERDYKKINAPTRMQHARYRDGLSRVLTTGYNQAKEYLQNVVRQFPSTEARKTLEKIQRIEKEINR
- a CDS encoding YraN family protein, whose translation is MAEHNALGKAGEDAAVAYLESHGYVIRHRNWRKGHLELDIIAAKNDELIVVEVKTRSDADIMQPEEAVDRQKIKHTVRAADTYIRFFQIDVPVRFDIVTVVGKPGNFKIEHIKEAFYPPIF
- a CDS encoding MmcQ/YjbR family DNA-binding protein, translating into MNIETAREYCLKKKGATESFPFDETSLVMKVMGKMFALIDLEYANSITLKCEPEYALELRERYAAIDGAYHFNKKYWNSIRFEEDADDRLICQLIDHSYEEVIKKFTKKLKAEYDALP
- a CDS encoding MATE family efflux transporter, whose amino-acid sequence is MKRIVSIGTINKRILEIAIPSIISNITVPLLGLIDVTIVGHLGSPAYIGAIAVGGLLFNIIYWIFGFLRMGTSGMTSQAYGKRDLDEVTRLLLRSVGVGLFIAVCLLALQYPILKGAFFLIKATPEIESLATLYFYICIWGAPAMLGLYGFAGWFIGMQNSRFPMYIAITQNIVNIVASLSFVYLLKMKVEGVAFGTLIAQYAGFLMAVLLWLRYYKSLRKRVVFKGIWKKQAMYRFFSVNRDIFLRTLCLVIVTMYFTSAGASQGEVVLAVNTLLMQLFTLFSYIMDGFAYAGEALAGKYIGARNRLALHQTIRQLFAWGIGLSVAFTLLYAIGGKSFLGLLTNETTVIQEAGHYFYWVLAIPLAGFSAFLWDGIFIGATATRQMLVSILVASVFFFLVYYAFHEWMGNHALWLAFLVYLSLRGIMETLLAKKIPMIGA
- a CDS encoding LruC domain-containing protein; the protein is MKEIISLLFVACICFSCVDNERNLSEEKESGNDLDLTFDFHLKSKKSLTITAENLSGKLAAGVPFNVYVENPYTDGDRLKDVKPVFTGITDASGSITADMLLPNEVKTIYVSTTYPGYGAMQTCEAANSASLAFGGVNPFVIKETETRGGSENNGEITRKSKICYPGTDNPYQLYTYYAQGIHATLASGLFKDGVSVDPELFSAEDITKISTVVNNMFPERVAVSDEKYFSADYCTDLQITEPVVNDGGVYQGTEIWVTFLGDGGFSDGNWNIFNALCYYTYDSAKGVTAQDAASIRKTMLFPNTNVAKLSSVHAPVVGAKIQLMYWDEARQLYTNIFPAGVSIGWVMVAAQPGQNGAGDAMKNLGNYRFSTPVLNSNSAMPYPGAYTNGIARWSEDAGCNIVGLDYRLHKDPNEFNDMDYNDILIKVESNPMIKPKDEIPVPPVEDTAYKYSVFGTLAFEDNWPSKGDYDFNDFVTDYTYTIVKKTDAEGQLTNEVSAIELTFTPRAQGAVYTSGFGIQLPVATSNVDVSAMSGGILESANTQATVIVYDDIRQSAFNSASGGFVNTVVGGNTAPGVPVKVWIPLKQAITDTGNLFSEFNPFIYVSNRGKEIHLTDMPPTDKVDMKWFGLNSDRSDLEHGVYYRMDNEFPWVLDIPRLRENTDAWIYPVENKEITLAYPKYESWLKDHGILWQKEPNEEFVYKP
- a CDS encoding nucleoside deaminase, with amino-acid sequence MLDDTYFMKQALIEAQKAGERGEVPVGAVIVCKGRVIARAHNLTETLNDVTAHAEMQAITAAANVLGGKYLNECTLYVTVEPCVMCAGAIAWAQVGKLVFGADDEKRGYQKYAAQALHPKTEVVKGILSEECAVLMKEFFAAKRRAKG